Proteins from one Cicer arietinum cultivar CDC Frontier isolate Library 1 unplaced genomic scaffold, Cicar.CDCFrontier_v2.0 Ca_scaffold_6354_v2.0, whole genome shotgun sequence genomic window:
- the LOC140919216 gene encoding secreted RxLR effector protein 161-like — MIGSLLYLTASRPEIVFTVGLCARFQSALKESHLTAVKRIFRYLVGTTDIGLLYRKCSHFDLIAYCDVDYAGDKIERKITSGACLFLGEALISWSSRKQNTIALSTTEIEYVSVANCCSQVL; from the coding sequence ATGATTGGTTCTTTGCTTTATCTAACTGCCAGTAGGCCTGAGATCGTATTcacagtaggattatgtgctagatttcaatcaGCACTAAAGGAATCTCATTTAACTGCAGTAAAAcgaatttttagatatcttgttggaactaCTGATATTGGCCTTTTGTATAGAAAATGTtctcattttgatcttatagcatACTGCGACGTTGATTACgctggagataaaattgaaagaaagatCACTAGTGGAGCATGTCTTTTCTTAGGTGAAGCATTGATAAGTTGGTCTAGCAGGAAACAAAATACAATAGCTTTATCAACCACCGAAATTGAATATGTCTCAGTAGCAAATTGTTGCTCACAAGTTCTttag